A window of Pseudomonadota bacterium genomic DNA:
CGGAGGATCCCTCTGTCCGCCAGCGGGTACCCGCCAGGGTCTCCGACGGCCCAGACGTCGGCGGACGAGCTGCCCCACACGTCGGTCAGGGCGAAGTCGCAGCCGGCGTCCCCGAGCTGCCACGTCGCGCCGTCGAAGTGAACGGTCGTACACCCCTCGCCGACCGCCCAGATATCGGTCGAGGAGTTTCCCCAGATACCGTGCAGAGCGACACCCGTGGGGCTCTCGACCTCTTCCCACGAATTGCCGTCGTACCGGATGATCGCCCCCCCGGATCCCACGGCGTAAACGTCGTCGGGCGAGGAGCCCCACACGGCGTCGAGCGCCGAAGTGATCGGCGACCCCATCCAACTCCAAGCGGTGCCGTCGAGCCGCGTGATCGCGCCTTCGTCCCCGACCGCGAAGGCGTCCGTCTCCGAGAAGACCCACACGGCGTGCAGGACTGGGCCCTCGGTCGCCGGATCGCCGGTGTCGGTGTCCGAATCCGTGTCGGTGTCGGTGCCGGCGTCTGAGTCGGTGTCAGAGTCCACGTCGCTTGCGTCGCTTGGGTCGCTTTTGTCGCTTGAGCAACCGACAAGCCAAGGGACGAAAGGGACAGAAGCGACAGAAGCGACCAGTGCAAAGAACCAGCGGGCCCGTGGCGCCGACAAGCGATCCGTTCTCGCAATCATCTCTCACCCCCGTGGTGGGGCGATCGTAGCACCGCGAAGCAGTGCGCGGCCGATTTTCGGCAACCTCCGGCGAGAACGGCCGATACAGGTGCAAGGCCGAACGTCGAGCTATATACTGCTCAGGAGGAACGATGATGGAAACGAGCGTTTCGATAGAGGAGGTTCGCCGCGCGATCCGGGAGCTCGCGGAGCAGTCCAAGGAGACGGACCGCCACCTCAAGAGCCTCGCCAAGCGGTTCGGCGATCTGGGAAACCGCCTGGGCGAGTTCGTCGAGGGGATGGTTCGGCCCGGGCTCGTTCGCCTTTTCCGTGAGCGCGGCCTCGAGCTCCATCAGACTTTCCGGGACATGTCGGCGCGCCAGGGCAAGGAGGCGGCGCAGATCGACCTCATGGCGATCGACGAGACCGTCGCGGTGGCGGTCGAGGTCAAATCGCGCCTCACGATCGAGGCTGTCGATGAGCATCTCAAGCGCATGGAGAAGTTCCGACGGCTGTTTCCGCGCTTCAGCGACCTGCGCGTCCTGGCGGCGGTCGCCGCGATGGTGATCGACGACGAGGCGGCGGCATACGCCGAAGCGAGCGGCCTTTTCGTCATCGGCCAGGCCGGCGACGACGCGGTGCTGCTCAACTCGGAGAGGTTCGAGCCTCGGGCCTGGTAGGATCCAGGTACACGCCCTTGCAGATCGTGACCGCCGGGCCGGTCATCAGCACGCTCCCGCTCTCGGTCCAATGGATGTCGAGCGGGCCGCCCGGTAGCCGGATGGTGACCGGCGCGCGCTCGAGCACCCCCTCGACGACCCCGGCCACCGCGACCGCGCACGCGCCCGTGCCGCAGGCGAGCGTCTCGCCGCAGCCGCGCTCCCAGACCTTCATCTCCGCCTCCCGCGGCCCGAGGATCTTCACGAACTCCACGTTCGTCCCATCCGGGAAGGCCGGCGCCAGCGAAACCCGCGCGCCCTCCGCGCGCCAGTCGAACGCGAGATCGTCGACGAACGCGATCGCGTGCGGGTTGCCCATCGACACGATCGTGAAAGCCCGGCCGCCCTCGACGACGCGAGGCGCCCCGAGGCGCGGGGAGCCCATGTCGACCTCGACGCGATCGCCCACGAGCTTCGTGCGGATGATCCCGGCCAGGGTCTCGAAGCGGAGCTCGCCCTTCGCCGTGATCCCCTCCTCGACGACGTAGCGCGCGGCGCAGCGGATGCCGTTGCCGCACATCTCCGCCTCGGAGCCGTCCTCGTTGAAGATCGACATGCGGAGATCCGCGCCCGCCGCGCGCCGCAGGACGATGAGGCCGTCGGCGCCGAGCCCGGTGTTCCTGTCGCACGCCCGCCGCGCGACCGCGGGGAGCTCGGCCGCGTCGGGCAGCGAGCGCCGGAGATCGTCGATCACGACGAAGCAGTTGCCGAGCCCGTGCATCTTCCTGAAAACGATTTCGCTCATCCGCTCCAGCCCCTCCCGGCCTACTCGGCGGCCGCGCCGGCGACCGCGCGCGTCGTCACGAGCCCCGAGAAATCGTCGAACAGCATCTCGCTCGTCCCCTGGACGAGCGTGTCCACGAACACCTCGATGGCGACGCCGCCCGCGGGCGCCGCCGGCGCATCCCAGTCCGCCGGGAGCGCCGGGTACGGGATGGAGCCCGGGAGATCGTCCCATGCCGTGACGCGCCACAGCTCGGCGCCGGTCGCCGCGTCCGAGACGACGAGCTGTCCCAGATCACGCCCGGTCGTCGGCAGGCACGAGAACCCGGCGCCGTCCCACGCGAGCGAGGCGGGCGCCGGGGGTGGCGTGCCGAGCACCCGCGGAAGATCCTCGTACCCGAGCCACGTTTCGAACCCGCGATCCACGAGGAAGGAGCGGGGCAGCCCGGCCGCCGGGCCCGCGTCGGCGGCGTCCACTTCGTCCTGCTCCGCGGCGCCGACGAGCAGGGGCGAGGCGTCCGCGAAGTCGCCCGAAGGCCACGGCGCTTTGAAGACGAACGTGTCGGCGTTCGGACGCGTGGCCTCCAACCACGCGGTCCCCTGGGTGCCGAGATCGAGGCCGAGGTACACGCCCTTGCGCTCGAAGGAGGACGGCACGCCCGCGAGGACGATATTCACGAAGACGGTGAGCGGCGTGTCGAGCGGGAGATCCACGTCCTCGATCGCGTCGCCGGGCGCGGGCGACAAGCCACCGACCAGTCCGAGGAGGCTCCAGGCCGCGGCGTCGTCCGCGGGATCGATCGTGCCATACGTCTCCATCAGCCCCGCGAGCGCGTACAGCGCGCCGGGTCGCGCCGGCACGGAGAGCGAAAACGCGCCGCCCTCTGTGTCGGGGCGCAGCTCGACGGAGTCCGAGCCGCGGGGCGCGAAGTCGCCGTCGCGGAACGGGAGGAGCGAGGCGATGGGCTCCCCGTAGAAGATCCGCGCGATTCGGTACTCGGTCGGCCCGGGCTCGAGCAGCGCGTCGAAACCCGTGAGCTCGCCCGAGACGGTCGCGGTCGCGCCCTCCGTCACGGCGCCCTCGGGCCGCAGGAGCAGCGTGGCGTTCGTCCACGCGAGCGCGAGCGTCGTCTCGAGCACGTAGCCGGGGGTCCAGGCGTGCACGTCGATCGCGCCCGAGAGCGTCGGATCGACGAACACGACGAGGCCATCCGCGCCGGTTTCCCCGAGGAGCGCGGTCAACGGATCGGCGCCCACCATCACATGGACGCCGGGGAGCGCCGCGCCGGTCGCCTCGTCGATGAAGTACAGGTTGAGGCAGCCGTCGATCGGCCCGCCGCCCACGCCGCCGCCCGGGTAGAGCTCGGGCTCGGGGGGGGAGTCGGTGTCGTCCGTGCCGGCGCCGCCGTCCGGGAAGATGGGGTGCACCTCGCCCCAGCACCCGCCGAGGGCGAGCGCCGCGAGCGCGACGACGGCGATGGCCCTGCTCATCGAGATCACCTCGACCGCATCCTAACGGGTTTGCGGCGCGGGAGTCTAGAGCGCGAACATGGACCGCCACTCGACTGTTGGTCGCCGCACCGAGCGAATCAGACGAAACCCTCGCGCCCGGCGCCGCCCATGACGTCGCTGTAGTAGACGATCGCGCCGCTGTCGCAATCCGGAGATATCCCGTACGGGCCGTTGGTCCAGAGGATGGAGTTGTAGACGACCGGCGGGGCGCCGGAAGTCGACCCCGCGTACCAGGACACGCCACCGGGAGCGTTGTTTGCGATCGTGCCCCTGGATTTCATCTCACGCAACGAATTCCAAGGGCAGTCGACCAGGCGGAACTTGTTCCGCTGCCCCGGTGGACTACTCCTATGTAGTTCTCGCCATTCCAAAAAGAACCACTCCTGGCGATCATCGAATCGTTGAGGCAGTCATCCTCCCACGCACTTCCGTCGTTTGGTGCTCCCTCGTAGTTGGCATGAAGGCAGTCCTGCACCCACTCGAAGACATTTCCAGCCATGTCACACAACCCCTGCTCGGTGTTGCCGTCTGGCTTGCTGCACACGTCCCACGTCCGCTCCTCGTCGCAGCCGGGCATGAAGTCGGCCATCACGCACAGGTCGCACGAAGGCTCCTCCTCGCCCCACGGGTAGGTCACGTCTTGACCCTGGCTCCGAGCCGCGTACTCCCACTCGGCCTCGGATGGCAGACGCCCGCCGGCCCAGGTGCAGAAGTCGACCGCCTGCTGCCAGTTGACGCAGTTGATCGGGCGGTCGTCTTCTTCCTGGAGATCCCAGTTGCAGTTCTCCAGGCTCGCCCAGGGTTCGTCGGTGTCGGGCTCATACCCCGGAGGCTGAGGCTCGGTGCAGATGCCTTCGAGGAAACAGCACCGGTACTGTGCGGCAGTCACCTCGGTGCGAGTCATCTCGAAGGACGGGACGGTCACTTCGTGGACGGGTAGGCACAATGTATCCATCGTGTCCTCCGGACCACCCATCATGAAAGTACCGCCTTCGATCCCAATCCACTCCACCTCGTCGCAGGCTTCGGTCTCGGTCTCGGTCTCGGTTTCTGTCTCGGTGTCGGTGTCGGTGTCGGTGTCCGTATCGTTGTCCGTATCCGAATCTGTGTCCGAGTCTGAATCGGCGTCACTCGCGTCCGGTCCGATGAGCGGCGGATTCTCGGCGCACGATGCCGTCCCGAGGAGAAGCGCTATCGAAATTAGTAAGGTGGCGCGCATGCTATTCTCCTGTCCCGCCATCGAAGTACTCGTAAGCACCCATGTCTGGATTCGGATCTCTGTACTCTCCTTCAATATCGGTTAGGGGTGCCGTCCCAGGGTTGGCGGCGTCAATGCAAGCTGAACCACTCTGAAGTCTGTAAACGGGATCCACAACTCCGTTAAAAAGTGGGTTGCTGCTGATGTTTCCCGCGAATCCCTCGCACCCGGCGCCGCCCATGATGTCGCTGTAGAAAACGAAAGCGCCTTCGGTGCAGTCCGGAGAAATCTCGTATGGGCCGTTGTTCCAGAGGATGGAGTTGTAGATGATGGTCGGCCAGCTGTCGTCCCCCAGTGAGTCGACGCCGCCGGTCTCGTTGTCTGCGATCGTGCAGTTTAGGAGAGCGAGCCTGGGGTCGTCGGAAAGGACAGCGGTCGCTATCGCCCCGCCCACCTGGGATCCGGTGGAGTTGTTGTCGAGCAGGCTGTTCTCCACCGTCGTGTACTCGGAATAGACGTACTGTCCGAAGAACGCCGCCATGGCGCCGCCGAGGCCGGCGGTGTCGTTGTCCCACCATCGGCTGGCGCGGTTGAAGGAGAAAGTGCACGCCTCGATCGACGGCGCGCCCATCCCGTCGACGGTCTGCCCGATGGACACGGCGCCGCCGGCGTACGCGTGGTTGCCGATGAAGGTCGAACCGACGATCTCTGCCGGAGAGTTCTGGTTGTGGATGCCGCCGCCGTAGTAGTACTTGGCGTAGTTGTCGACGAAAGTGCAGCCGTCTATCGTCGGTCCGTCTCCGCTCCACGGAGCCCATCCCCAGTTGAGGATCGCGCCGCCCGCGAACGCGGCGTTGGGCTGGACGAAGACCAGCTCGTTGTCAGCCGTCTCGAAGGTGCAGTTGACGACGTCGGGCGCGGCGAAGACGTTCGCCATCGCGCCTCCCCACCACGCCATGTTGTCGTAGAAGGTGCAGTTCGCGATCTTCGGCGAGGAGAACACGTTGACCATGCCGCCGCCCCAGCGATCGAGCCCGGGATCGCCGTTCGCCCTGCCGCCGATCACGTGGAAACCGTCGAGCGTGGAGATCGAAGCGCCAGTGACGACGTGTTGAGTTCTCGTTTCCATGTCGGCCGGATCGTCTTCTGCCGCGCCGATGATCCGCGTGATATTGGACTCCCATTCACGGTCCTCACGCGAACCTTCCCAACCGTAGCTCTCAGGCGGATTTCCGCCGGAGAAACCTCCGTACACGTGGACGCCTGGCATCAATTGGATCGTGTCGGAAACATCAGTTTCGAAAACGTAGTAGTCGCCCTGCGCGACCCACACCTCGCAGTACCCAACGGCTCCAGTCGGATCGTAGATCTCGGCCGCTGCCGCGTTGATCCCGTCCTGAAGATCGGTGTAAGCGGTGTCCCAGGTGTCACCGTCGCCCGCCATTTCGGGCGGGAGGTTCCCGTTCACGCGCTTGACGCAGGGGCGGCAATCGTAACGCAGTAAAAGCACCTGGGGCGTCGGAGTTTCCGCGGTTTCGGTCCCGGCCGTAGGCGTGACCGATTCTGGCTCGTCGAGGATTGGTTCGAGAACGTAATCATGGAAAGTTTCCTCGAGCGGCGGATTGGCGTCGACCAGGCAGTCTGGTGGGATATCGCCTTCGTCGTTGATGCGCATAAGCAGCGGATCCTTGTCAATGAAGGCACCGTCAGAGTAGTACCCGCTCACGATCAGTCCACCGCCTGGTGTGCTGACCACTCCGGTCGCCCAGGCGAATGCGTTGTCGCCGATCGCATCCGGGTTCAACTCGCGCTGCCATTCGGTTTCTAGAACCCACTCGCCTAGGATGTTGCGGTTTTCTCTCAGTCTGATGACCTGCAATTCTTCCTCTGCCCAGAGGGAAAAGGGAGGTTGGACGTGCGCGCTCCCGACGATGGAAAATGATCCGTCCGGGTTCTGGACGACGCCTGCCGCGACAAAGGCTTCTCCATCCGTACCGTAGCCCAACAACTTGGTCCACCGCTCCGATCCGTCCACTGGATCGAGTCGTGTGAGAACCATGTTGGTGTCCCATCCGCCATCTATAAACCAGAAATCACCGACGGCGAGGTAACCATCGGGTTGACCCTCCGCGTCTTTCATCTCGATGATATCTCTGAGTTCCACGTGGCCATTTATAGTAGGTGATACTAATGATGAAAGTGTGGACTGCCATTGAGGCGTGCCATCGGACATGATCTTGAAGACAATCCCATCTCCATTCGCAGAATATCGTCGCGTGACGCCAGCAACAACGTAGCCACCGTCAGAAGTCGCGGAGATCGCCATCCCCACGTCGGTTTCGTCGTCTCCTTCGCCAAAAACTTCGATCCATGCCAGACCGCAGGGTTCGAAGGGCGTCCGTAGAGTTTTTGCGATGAAGGCGACAGAACCACCAGGTTCTCCTACGCTTCCAGTAAAAACAAACTCGTCGTCGTCAGTGGGGACCACGTCGCTGGCGGGGCCTAGCTCGGTGTAATCGCACTGCCATGAGACGGTTCCAGCGCTCGGCTCGAGCTCCAAGAGCCATGCACCCGGACCTGCTGCAGGATATCCCCCGGCCACGACCAAGCTCTACAGGAGTCCGTCCGCGTCTACGATCGGAGCGACGGAATGCGCAAACGCAGATGACCCATAGAGGTTCGACCAGATGTAGTCCCCGCCCGGATCGATGAGCGCGACCCATGCCTGGGTCGAGTCATCATCGCTGTACGAGTTGGAGTGGCCGGCGATGGCGATCGCCTTGCCGAGCGTCGGGTCTTCGACCCAGGCGACCGATTCGATGACGTCGTTCTGGCTGGCGGAGTAGGCGTTCACCCACTGCGCCTCAGCGGGAAGCGGTGGCAGGAGGATCAGCCCGAAAAGGAGAATCCCCCCCCGAATCAATCCCGAGCCGATCCTCTTCGAACGCGCGGCGCGCATCGAGCTTGTCATGACGGCCCCCCCTTGCAGGAATGTAGATGATAGAAATTCTATCACGAAAAAAAAGCGCGGGGGCGGCCGATTCGTTTGCTCGATGTGGGTCGCGTCCGATAGCGCGCCTCGGCTTTTCCGCAGTGCGGCGCGCTGGTATAGTGCGTCCGATGACACAGGCGACACGGATGCTCCTCGCCGAGGGGTTGATCACCCGCGACGAGCTCGAGAGAGCGCTCACGCTCAAGGCCGCGCGAGGCGGCACCGCGAGCCAGTACCTCGTCGGCGCGGGCGCGATCGGCTCCGAGGAGCTCGTCCGCTTCATGGCGCGGCGCTTCCCGATCCCGCGGTGGCAGCGGCAGCGGGTCGCGCTCGTGCCGCCGCTCGTGCTCGCGTCCATACCCGCGGCGCTCGCCCGCGCGCTCCGCGTGGTCCCGGTGGCGCGGCGCGAGGGCGTGCTGACGGTGGCGATCACCGATCCGACGGAGGGGCACGCCCTCGAGGAGGCGTCCCGCGCCGCCGGCGGCCGGATCGAGACCGTGCTCGTGTCGGAGGAGGACATGGCGTTCGCGATCGAGCACCACTACGGGCGCCAGAGCCAGCCGCTCGAGCCGAACGCCGAGATCCCGCTGCCTCTGACGCGGCGCGTCACGCGCCGGATGTCCGTGGTGAACGTCGACGCCGTAGCCCGGGAGGCAGCGTCGCCGTCGGGAGGGACGATCGAGGAGGCGATCGACGCGATCCCCCTCGTCCGGAGGGCCGTCACCGCGCCGCCCGCCGTCGCCGCGCCGCCTGAGCCGAGACCGGACTACGACTCGTGGCACGCGGCCCCGGTCGCCCCGGTCCATGAGCCCCGCGGTGAGGAGGAGGAGGAGGAGCGCCCGAACGAGGCGGCGGCACCCGCGCCGGCGCGGCAAAGGAGCGAGGGCGAGATCATCGCGGAGATAGGCTCGGCGGCGGATCGCGACGCGGTCGTGGCGCTCGCCCTGGACTACCTCCGGCGCTTCGCGTCGCGCGCGGCGTTCTTCACGGTGAAGCGCGGCGAGATCCGCGGGTTCGACATCGTGGACGAGGTCGGCCACCGGGACGCGGCGCGCTCCCTCTGGATCCCGCTCGCGGCCCCGTCGACCTTGCGCCGGATCTCCGAGGAGCGGCAGGTGTACTCCGGGCCCCTCGACAAGACCACCGCGGACGCGGTGCTGTCGGCCGCGCTCGGCGGCAGGCCGGAGCGCGTGATCGTGCTGCCGATCGTCCTCAAGGGGAAGGCCGTCGGGCTGCTCATGGCCGACGGCTTCCAGTCCGCCGTGCCGCCGCGGGCCCGCCTCGAGCGGCTCTCCGACGCCGTCGCCGAGGCGTTCACGAGGCTGATCGCGCGCGGCAGGGATCGATGACGGGAGCTCCCGCGCCTCCGAGAAACATGTGGGCGCGCCTCCGGTACGTCTGGCTCGTCAATTTCGTCGCGGCGTTCGCCGCGCTCGCCGCGGTGAAGGTGGGGTTGATCGCCTACAACATCGCCTCGCCGGGCGCGAGCGGCACGGAGCCCGCGTACAAGTACGTGCTCAAGGCGTTCTTCGTCCTCGGCGGCGACGTGCTCGGCGCGGCGCTGCTCGCCGCTGCCGTCGCCCTCCTGTGCGCGCCGTTCGAGCGGCTCGACTGGCGGCGGGGCTCGACGGCGATCTCGATAGGCGTGCAGTGGCTCCACGGGGTCTTCGCCCTCGTGAGCGGCCTGTGCACGGTCTTCCTCGGCGGCCTCCTCAACAAGCAGGCGATCGACCTCGCGATCATGAGCGCGCCCGAGGGATCGTCGACGGTCGGCGGCGGCATGCTCCACTCCTTCTCCGTCTACTTCACCTGGCAGAGCGCCGTCCTCCTGATCGCGATCTCGGCGATCTCGGTGGGCGGCGTGCTGCTCGCCCCGCGCCTCCTGGGGAAGCTCGTCGGGCGTCGCCGCAAGATCGTCTCGATCGCGCTCGCCGCGGAGGCGGTGATCACGGTCGGCGTCCTGCCGTTCCTCGTGGCCGGCGAGATTGGCGGCATCCGGATCCCGACGTACGGCCTCGAGAAGAGCCCGGGCGTCGAGCTCGCGTGGTCCTACGTCAAGGGGGACGCAGCCGCACGGCGCCTCTCGAAGGAGCTCGTCCCGGATCAGTTCCGGTTCGACTTCGCGGGCACTCTGCGGCCCGACGAGATCACGCCGTCGCCGCTTCGCCACGCCGTCGCGAGGCGGACCAACATCGTGTTCGTGGCGATGGAGTCGATCGGCGCGCCCTACCTGGCCGGCGAAAGGACGCCGATGCCGTTCCTGCGCGAGCTCGGCCGCCGGGACGACGCGCACAGGCTCGCCGCCCACTACTCCACCTGGTCGCTCACGACCAAGGCGTTCTTCTCGATGTTCTGCGCCGAGCTGCCGTACCCCCACTACCAGTCGATCACGATGGTGAACCCGTCGATCCCGTGCCGCAGCCTGTCCGAGGTGCTGCACGACGCGGGGTACCACACGGCCTACGTGACCCCGTCGGACATGGCGTACGATCGCAAGGAGCGGTTCTTCCGCCACCGCGAGTTCGACGAGATCCTCGACATGAAGAACATGCCGGGCCGGGAGTCGTGCTGGAAGGACGCGTGGGGGCTCGACGAGCGCACGGCGGTCCGAAACATCCTCGAGATCGCCGCGCGGCGGAGGGATCGGCCGTTCTTCGTCTTCTACGAGATGGTGGCGGGGCACCACCCGTTCCTCGCCAGCGCCGAGCACGAAAGGAACCCGCTGCCGGAGCGGTTCGACAACTACAGGCGGGTGCTCGGCTTCATCGACGATCGCGTGCGCGACATCGCCGAGGGGCTCGAGCGGCTCGGGCTCGCGGACGAGACGCTCCTCGTCGTGATGGCCGATCACGGCGACGGCCACGGCCGCTACGAGGGGCGGAACGTATGGCAGCCGGTGATCCAGGTGCCGGTCGTGCTCGTCGGGCCGCAGCTCGCGGGCGCCTCGGGACAGACCGACTTCGTGACGTCGCACCTCGATCTCGCGCCGACGATCCTCGGGCTCGTCGGCCTCGCGGCGCCGTGCACGATGAAGGGCCGCAACCTCATGGAGGACAACACGCCGCGCGTCGCGCTGTTCGGCGGGCGCCCGCCGAAGTTCCAGCTCGGGCTGGCCGACGGGAAGTGGAAGTTCATCTGGGAGGATCGGGAGCGGACGATGCTGTTCGATCTCGAGGCGGACCCGGCGGAGGCGCGCGATCTCTCGGGGGACTTCCCGGATCGCGTGCGGCTCTACGAGCGCACGATCGACGCGTGGTCCGCCTTCTCGACGAACCTCATCGAGAACTACCCGGCCGTGTTGTCGCGCAGCGGCTGCAAGCCGTAGGAGCTCGGCCCGCTAGGGCGTGTCCCACGTCATCTTGCTCTTCCCCTTCTTCGACGGCGGGGCCTCGCCGTCGTCCGCCTGGCCGTACGGGGACGCCGGTTGCGGGCCCGCGGGGGGTTGTGCCGCCGGTGGTGCGGCGGCGGGCGCGGGCGCCGAGGGCTTGCTCGGCTTGGAGGGGGTATCGTCGCTCATGTAGGGGTTGTCGTACGGGTTCGACGGCAGCTTCCCCTTCGGAGGGTTGTACCCCTTGGGCGGCGCGCTCGGCTTCACGAACGTGGAGCCGCCGGCGGGGGCCACCTCGGGCTCCACTGCCCCGGACGCGGGCTCGCGGCTCCGGGCCAGCTGGCTCACGAGCGCCTCGCGATCGGATCTGCACTCGTCGGACGCCTCGGGGATGAGGCCGATCTCCTCGATGATCTTCTCGGCGCCCGCGGGATCGTTGCCCTTCTGGATGATCGCCGCGCCCTTGGCGACGAGCTCCTCGCACAGCGCCTTGGACATCTTCGCCACCTGCTCGGCGTCGTAGTAGCGGCTCGAGCGCGGGATCTTGGCGAGGTTGTCGACGGCCTCACGCCAGTTATTGGCCTGCTCCGCGGCGAGCGCGGCCACCAGCGCGGCCTGCGCCTCCATCTCCGCGATCGCGGTGTTCTTCAGCTCGCGCAGCCCCGCGTCGTCGGGCTTGAGCTGCTGGGCCTGCGCGAAGAGCCGCGCCGCCTCGGCCCAGGCCTCGTCCTGCATCTGGTCCTTGCCGGCCTCCATGAGCTCCTCGAAGCTCATCGGCGCGGTCCCGGGGGCGTCCGTCGTCGCGACGCCTTCGTCCGAGGAGCGGCCGAGCAGGATCGCGATGACGATCGCGGCGGCCGCGAGCACCCCGAGCCCGGCGAGGATCAGGAAGAGCCGGTTGGACTTCGCCTTCTGCGGCGGCGGCGGCGCGGCGGCGGCCTCCAGGGGAACGTACTCGTAGGGCTCGCCGGGCGCGACGAAGCGGAGCTTCACGATCCCGAGCTCGATGACGTCGCCGGACTTGAGCAGATAATCGTCGCGGCGCGTGCCGTTGATCAGGATCCCGTTGATGCTGTCGAGATCCGAGATCGTCCACGCCTGCTCGTCGCCGTCGAGCCGGGCGTGGGCCCGCGAGATCGACGGGTCGTCGATCCGGAGGTTCGCCTCCTCGGAGCGGCCGATGACGTACAGGTTGACGGTGAGATCGTACTCGGCGCCCGCCTCCGGGCCGGCCACCATCACGAGCCGGGCGTGCGGCGTCACCTTGCCGATGCCGGCCGTGTCCCCGGGGTCCATCTGGCGCCCCATCGGGACGCCGGCCGAGACGTCCGTGCGGATGGAGAGGTTGTAGTCCCCTATGTAGATCTGGTCGCCCGGCACGACCTTGTGCGCCTGGTCTCCGACGACCGGATCGCCGTTGACCTTCGTGCCGTTGCGGCTCCCGAGATCCATGACGAGGAAGCTCGAGTCGCCGCTGCGCGTGAGCCGCGCGTGCTGGCGGGACACGTTCCTGTCCGTGAGACGGATCGTGTTGCCTTCCTTGCGGCCGACGCTGATCTCGTCCCGAATCAACGGGACGATCGTCGTCTTGCCTTCGTCGTCGCAAATGACGAGCTTGAACATCGGGACGTAACCGCTCCCCTACGGTGCAAAACTCATTGAGGCCCGATAACTTACCCCTGTGCATGTGCCTGTGTCAACGGCGTCGCGCCACACGATCATTCGCATTCCATCCGCCCGCGGTAGACCTGCTGCCGCGCGTTGCGGCGCAACTCGAAGGCCGCCGTCCACCCGGAGCCGTCGAAGGCCAGATCGCCGTTCGAGGACGGGTTGGGGTTGTTCGACAACAGCACCGGGACCGACGCCATCGCGCCGTCCGCGTCGAGCACCGACGCGAACGCCTGATCCTCGCAGTTCGAGTCCACGCACTCCAGGGTCCCGTTCGCGCGGTTGCCGAACCACAGGACGCCGTACCTGGCGCCACTCCACGCGGGGACCGGAAACGACTCGTCGGAGATCGTCCACGTCAGGCGGTTCGGCTCGCCGAGGAGCGCGCCGGTGCCGGTCAAGAGGTGGGAGAACACCTCGTAGTCCTCCACCGTCCTGCGGACCCAGGTGACCAGGAACCCCCCGCTCCCGGCGACGATCCGCGGGAAGCGGGTGTCGACGCCCTGATCC
This region includes:
- a CDS encoding FHA domain-containing protein: MFKLVICDDEGKTTIVPLIRDEISVGRKEGNTIRLTDRNVSRQHARLTRSGDSSFLVMDLGSRNGTKVNGDPVVGDQAHKVVPGDQIYIGDYNLSIRTDVSAGVPMGRQMDPGDTAGIGKVTPHARLVMVAGPEAGAEYDLTVNLYVIGRSEEANLRIDDPSISRAHARLDGDEQAWTISDLDSINGILINGTRRDDYLLKSGDVIELGIVKLRFVAPGEPYEYVPLEAAAAPPPPQKAKSNRLFLILAGLGVLAAAAIVIAILLGRSSDEGVATTDAPGTAPMSFEELMEAGKDQMQDEAWAEAARLFAQAQQLKPDDAGLRELKNTAIAEMEAQAALVAALAAEQANNWREAVDNLAKIPRSSRYYDAEQVAKMSKALCEELVAKGAAIIQKGNDPAGAEKIIEEIGLIPEASDECRSDREALVSQLARSREPASGAVEPEVAPAGGSTFVKPSAPPKGYNPPKGKLPSNPYDNPYMSDDTPSKPSKPSAPAPAAAPPAAQPPAGPQPASPYGQADDGEAPPSKKGKSKMTWDTP